A window of Oceanotoga teriensis contains these coding sequences:
- the asnS gene encoding asparagine--tRNA ligase → MSLSWIYTKDLKNFIGQKIIYKGWVWNKRSSGKIAFLQLRDGTGFVQGIAEKSTLGEDVFSDIKKIRNESSVIIEGEVQKDDRSPIGVEIIVKKIDILNQPEEDYPISNKEHGIDFLMENRHLWLRSRRQFHILAVRNEIIKAVREFYYNNNFTLIDTPIFTGSIGESAGNTFDIEYFDYGKVYLAQTGQLYLEAACMAHGKVFNLGPTFRAEKSKTRRHLIEFWMNEAEVAYYTHEDNMNLQENLISYIIEKVLERAKEHLIALDRDISKLEKIKAPFPRMTYTQAVEVLQKKGYSIEWGDDLGAEHETELASQYEKPLIVEKYPKNAKAFYMQPDPENPEVVLCDDMLAPEGYGEIIGASERIWEKEILLKRLEESKLPKEEYEWYLDLRKFGSVPHSGFGLGIERTVAWICGLNHIREAIPFARTLYRVYP, encoded by the coding sequence ATGAGTTTAAGTTGGATTTATACTAAAGATCTAAAAAACTTTATAGGTCAAAAAATAATTTATAAAGGTTGGGTTTGGAATAAAAGATCTAGTGGAAAAATAGCCTTTCTTCAGTTAAGAGATGGTACTGGATTCGTACAAGGAATCGCTGAAAAATCTACTTTAGGAGAAGATGTTTTTTCAGATATAAAAAAAATAAGAAACGAGTCTTCAGTTATAATTGAAGGAGAAGTTCAAAAAGATGATAGATCTCCTATTGGAGTGGAAATAATTGTAAAAAAAATCGATATTTTAAATCAACCTGAAGAAGATTATCCTATTTCAAATAAAGAACATGGTATTGACTTTTTAATGGAAAATAGACATCTTTGGTTAAGATCAAGAAGACAATTTCATATTTTAGCTGTAAGAAATGAGATAATAAAAGCCGTTAGAGAATTTTATTATAATAATAATTTTACACTTATCGATACACCTATATTTACAGGTTCTATAGGGGAATCAGCTGGTAATACTTTTGATATAGAATATTTTGATTATGGAAAAGTTTATCTTGCTCAGACTGGTCAGCTTTATTTAGAAGCTGCTTGTATGGCGCATGGAAAAGTATTTAATCTTGGTCCTACTTTTAGAGCTGAAAAATCAAAAACAAGAAGACATTTAATCGAATTTTGGATGAATGAAGCAGAAGTTGCTTATTATACACATGAAGATAATATGAATTTGCAAGAAAATTTGATTTCTTATATAATAGAAAAAGTTTTAGAAAGAGCTAAAGAACATTTAATAGCTTTGGATAGAGATATTTCTAAATTAGAAAAAATAAAAGCTCCTTTCCCAAGAATGACTTACACTCAAGCTGTAGAAGTTCTTCAAAAAAAAGGATATAGTATTGAATGGGGTGATGATTTAGGAGCTGAACACGAAACTGAACTCGCATCACAATACGAAAAACCATTAATAGTAGAAAAATATCCAAAAAATGCTAAAGCTTTTTATATGCAACCTGATCCTGAAAATCCTGAAGTCGTACTTTGTGATGACATGCTTGCACCAGAAGGTTATGGTGAGATAATAGGTGCTTCTGAAAGAATTTGGGAAAAAGAAATTTTATTGAAAAGATTAGAAGAATCTAAATTACCTAAAGAAGAATATGAATGGTATTTGGATTTGAGAAAGTTTGGTAGTGTACCTCATAGTGGATTTGGTTTGGGTATAGAAAGAACTGTTGCTTGGATATGTGGTTTAAATCATATAAGGGAGGCAATTCCGTTCGCAAGAACTTTGTATAGAGTTTATCCATAA
- a CDS encoding HD-GYP domain-containing protein has translation MNKFPTFFIDNSFSDKTLCEKILNRMKFTVSTSFDNSDIIISSKRSYDDKICIFFEKQNRVVISNSSDFTAIEDSKIFNLIELSILKSTFLFYDNNVYNLYDLKDRYRNKISKFLQALVVTMEVEDKDTNMSHSQRVAFYSEEFSKFLGKDDDEIKKIKELAMLHDIGRIGIEQLMLFTPTRINDFETWDLEHTVTGSIFLSSIDELWFSVPVVRSHHEFWNGTGYPDGLSGEEIPYYARYIGLIDWFDIATHTATSEYEGILSPQQAIDFISNNSGILFDPILANKFVEFINNFLEKNKFV, from the coding sequence ATGAATAAATTTCCCACTTTTTTTATAGATAATTCTTTTTCAGATAAAACACTATGTGAAAAAATATTGAATAGAATGAAATTTACGGTTTCGACTTCTTTTGATAATTCTGATATTATAATATCTTCAAAAAGATCTTATGATGATAAAATATGTATTTTTTTTGAAAAGCAAAATAGAGTTGTTATTTCAAATAGCAGCGACTTTACTGCAATTGAGGATTCAAAAATATTTAATTTGATAGAGTTATCAATTTTAAAATCAACTTTTCTTTTTTATGATAATAATGTTTATAATCTTTATGATTTAAAAGATAGATATAGAAACAAAATATCAAAATTTTTGCAAGCCTTAGTTGTTACAATGGAAGTCGAAGATAAAGATACTAATATGTCTCATTCACAACGTGTTGCTTTTTATTCTGAAGAATTTTCAAAATTTCTTGGAAAAGATGATGATGAAATAAAAAAAATAAAAGAGTTGGCTATGTTACATGATATTGGCAGAATAGGTATAGAACAATTAATGCTTTTTACTCCAACAAGAATAAATGACTTTGAAACTTGGGATTTAGAACATACAGTTACGGGATCTATATTTTTATCTTCTATAGATGAACTTTGGTTTTCTGTACCAGTAGTCCGTTCTCATCATGAATTTTGGAATGGAACAGGTTATCCAGATGGATTATCAGGAGAAGAAATACCCTATTATGCAAGATATATAGGATTAATAGATTGGTTTGACATAGCAACTCATACAGCAACTTCTGAATATGAAGGTATTTTATCGCCGCAACAGGCCATAGATTTTATATCTAATAATTCTGGAATTCTTTTTGATCCTATTTTAGCAAATAAATTTGTTGAATTTATAAATAATTTTCTTGAAAAGAATAAATTTGTATAA
- a CDS encoding YggS family pyridoxal phosphate-dependent enzyme: protein MNSIESNLNELYDELKIYPNTKLIAVSKFFPVEDIVNAYNFGQRIFGESKAQELRDKSEYLSNYDINWHFIGRLQTNKIKYIVPRCELIHSVSRIKEIKEINFRAEQNNKIQNILIEVNISQEDSKSGIDKNSISNFLKECSIFKNIKINGFMTMAPLTDDENIIESVFFEASKLLNSFKFSYPDLKELSMGMTNDYKLALKHGATFIRIGSKIFGNRNY, encoded by the coding sequence ATGAACTCTATTGAATCAAATTTGAACGAATTATATGATGAATTAAAAATATATCCTAATACAAAATTAATAGCTGTATCAAAGTTTTTTCCAGTAGAAGATATAGTAAATGCTTATAATTTTGGTCAAAGAATATTTGGAGAAAGTAAAGCACAAGAATTAAGAGATAAATCCGAATATTTGTCAAATTATGATATAAATTGGCATTTTATAGGAAGATTACAAACTAATAAAATAAAATATATAGTTCCAAGATGTGAATTAATACATTCAGTAAGTCGTATAAAAGAGATAAAAGAAATAAATTTTAGAGCTGAACAAAATAATAAAATTCAAAATATCTTAATAGAAGTTAATATATCACAAGAAGATTCTAAATCCGGTATTGATAAAAATTCCATTTCTAATTTCTTAAAAGAATGCAGTATTTTTAAAAATATAAAAATAAATGGATTTATGACAATGGCTCCATTGACTGATGATGAAAATATTATAGAATCTGTATTTTTTGAAGCCTCTAAACTTCTAAATAGTTTTAAATTTTCTTATCCTGATTTAAAAGAACTTTCTATGGGAATGACTAATGATTATAAATTAGCTTTAAAACATGGTGCTACTTTTATAAGAATAGGTAGTAAAATATTTGGAAATAGAAATTATTGA
- the ruvB gene encoding Holliday junction branch migration DNA helicase RuvB — protein MQFDEDRIFNPEEVKDEVANISLRPKFLNEYIGQNSVKKKIDVAIKAAKIRKDHLDHIVLAGPPGLGKTTMANVIANEMKSNIQITSGPVLERAGDLAAILTNLNSGDILFIDEIHRLNRSVEEILYSAMEDFQLDIMIGKGPSARSIRVDLQPFTLIGATTRLGLLAGPLRSRFGIILEMDFYEANDLKEIIKRSANLLDISINEDAALVLGERSRGTPRIANRLLKRVRDIIQVKSKSNIDIEDVEETMELFEIDHFGLDDMDRKILKTIIINYKGGPVGINALGSSLGIESDSISEVYEPYLLQNGFIIRSHRGRIATQKAYDLLNVKEDEDKNISIWGD, from the coding sequence ATGCAATTTGATGAGGATAGAATTTTCAACCCTGAGGAGGTTAAGGACGAAGTTGCTAATATAAGCCTTCGTCCTAAGTTTTTAAATGAATATATTGGCCAAAATTCTGTTAAGAAAAAAATTGATGTTGCAATAAAGGCTGCAAAGATAAGGAAAGATCATCTTGATCATATTGTTTTGGCTGGTCCTCCAGGGTTAGGAAAAACAACTATGGCTAATGTAATAGCCAATGAAATGAAATCTAATATACAAATAACAAGCGGTCCTGTTCTTGAAAGAGCGGGGGATCTTGCTGCTATATTAACAAATTTGAATTCTGGAGATATTCTATTTATAGATGAAATTCATAGATTAAATAGATCTGTAGAAGAAATTCTTTATTCTGCAATGGAAGATTTCCAACTTGATATCATGATAGGTAAAGGACCTTCAGCAAGATCTATAAGAGTAGATTTACAACCTTTTACTTTAATAGGAGCTACCACAAGATTAGGTTTATTAGCAGGTCCATTGAGATCAAGGTTTGGAATTATTTTAGAAATGGATTTTTATGAAGCTAATGATTTAAAAGAAATAATAAAAAGGTCTGCAAATCTTTTAGATATTTCAATAAATGAAGATGCTGCATTAGTTCTTGGTGAAAGATCTCGTGGTACCCCAAGAATAGCAAATAGACTTTTGAAAAGAGTAAGAGATATAATTCAAGTAAAATCGAAAAGCAATATTGACATCGAAGATGTTGAAGAAACTATGGAGTTATTTGAAATAGATCATTTTGGTCTTGATGATATGGATAGAAAAATATTAAAAACAATAATAATAAATTATAAAGGTGGTCCTGTAGGTATTAACGCTTTAGGATCTTCTTTGGGTATAGAATCAGATTCTATAAGTGAAGTATATGAGCCATATTTACTTCAAAATGGATTTATAATTAGAAGTCATCGTGGAAGAATTGCTACACAAAAAGCTTATGATCTTTTAAATGTAAAAGAAGATGAAGATAAAAATATTTCAATATGGGGTGATTGA